Proteins found in one Paenibacillus dendritiformis genomic segment:
- a CDS encoding DUF4179 domain-containing protein yields the protein MGHMPHRTEFAEMDAIEQLIRESSLPHSQSDAIMNHIEQREWTRTQKFMHKPNILKRTILGASIAAVLGAGIIGMGYVSPAMAEALKKVPAIGLLFTNISEEAVQTAMDQGILSQPNVSVTHGGITLRVAEVLYDGTRLSILIERNGDNFPFNTSSPYVDEDEGDIKETEEFVKRRNTPKEQQLKGYIMTPTILVNGQPFHYESASYGDYPLETPAYHIEFTKGLNLPDEFELTIRLNVTKVEETFEFKIPVKVECKSVVFKPNVTKSDGTFSYTVKEIEFSPVTTRLVLDSKGPVPATPEQTGKYHASMVYYELIDDQGRVLKPEIFGYYHARPKTEYHIDQLYDPADGIPKSITIKPFTLTVYNKGFIVKGRSKKSFGDRTYLKDLEVTIPIEP from the coding sequence ATGGGACATATGCCGCATCGAACGGAATTCGCTGAAATGGATGCGATTGAACAATTGATTCGAGAATCATCGCTGCCTCACAGCCAAAGCGATGCAATTATGAATCACATTGAACAACGGGAATGGACAAGAACACAAAAATTCATGCACAAACCTAATATATTGAAGAGAACGATATTAGGTGCTTCTATCGCGGCAGTACTCGGTGCAGGCATCATTGGAATGGGATATGTATCGCCGGCAATGGCGGAAGCTTTGAAAAAAGTGCCGGCGATCGGCTTGCTATTCACCAATATTAGCGAAGAAGCCGTGCAAACGGCGATGGACCAAGGGATCCTATCTCAACCTAACGTGAGCGTAACGCATGGCGGTATAACGTTACGGGTAGCCGAGGTTCTATATGATGGAACCCGTCTGTCTATCCTTATCGAGCGCAATGGGGATAATTTTCCATTTAACACAAGTTCTCCATATGTTGATGAAGATGAGGGGGATATCAAAGAAACCGAGGAATTTGTGAAAAGAAGGAACACACCAAAAGAGCAGCAGCTAAAAGGATATATCATGACGCCAACAATCCTAGTTAATGGACAACCGTTCCACTACGAATCTGCCAGCTATGGAGATTATCCTCTAGAGACTCCGGCTTATCATATTGAATTTACGAAGGGCCTGAATTTGCCTGACGAGTTCGAGCTAACTATAAGGCTGAATGTCACGAAAGTAGAGGAAACGTTCGAATTCAAGATTCCCGTGAAGGTCGAATGTAAATCCGTTGTGTTCAAGCCGAACGTTACGAAGTCCGACGGGACATTCTCTTACACGGTCAAGGAGATCGAATTTTCCCCCGTGACCACCCGGCTCGTGTTGGATAGTAAGGGCCCTGTTCCGGCAACTCCGGAGCAAACCGGCAAATACCACGCCAGCATGGTCTATTATGAACTCATTGATGACCAGGGACGCGTATTGAAGCCGGAAATATTCGGCTATTACCACGCTAGGCCTAAAACCGAATACCACATTGATCAATTGTATGATCCTGCCGACGGCATACCGAAGTCAATCACCATTAAGCCGTTCACGCTTACGGTGTATAACAAAGGATTCATTGTGAAGGGACGCAGCAAAAAGAGTTTTGGGGATCGCACCTATTTGAAAGACTTGGAGGTTACTATTCCCATTGAACCCTAA
- a CDS encoding DUF1266 domain-containing protein, with translation MGIIAAIVILLIVGLITASKRIEKKNKKSQAEMEMANSIPKEKQHLLAYGANLSLYRSESPRILQVKVDSETLKEGLSSAWDVSNTEEAVQTLEWLLTEGHRAKYDQLLMALQAGQSFTEEEVGKSQECYKSAQEVMMKKLSFANSDFDRVNTMAAWDFDRAVNIARWSYILGYLTEEQAWGYIERAADAASHIFQSWKDYFISFAFGRAIAYEGDIYDIIWNGKELLNEEGSIWNEFSIKRSGTGSR, from the coding sequence GTGGGAATTATTGCGGCGATTGTGATTTTACTTATCGTGGGTTTGATTACAGCGAGCAAGCGAATTGAGAAAAAGAATAAAAAATCGCAAGCAGAAATGGAGATGGCCAACTCTATACCGAAGGAGAAACAGCATTTGCTTGCCTACGGTGCCAATCTCTCTCTTTACCGGTCTGAGTCGCCACGGATACTGCAAGTGAAGGTAGATTCTGAAACTTTGAAGGAAGGCCTTTCTTCAGCCTGGGACGTTAGTAATACGGAGGAGGCTGTACAAACCCTGGAATGGCTGCTTACGGAAGGGCATCGTGCGAAGTATGATCAGCTTCTTATGGCGTTGCAAGCTGGCCAGTCTTTTACCGAGGAGGAAGTGGGGAAATCGCAGGAATGCTATAAATCAGCCCAAGAAGTGATGATGAAGAAGCTTTCCTTTGCGAATTCCGATTTTGACCGGGTGAACACCATGGCTGCCTGGGATTTTGACCGAGCTGTAAATATTGCAAGATGGAGCTACATACTTGGTTATCTAACCGAAGAACAGGCATGGGGGTATATCGAGAGAGCTGCTGATGCCGCCAGCCATATCTTCCAATCCTGGAAGGACTATTTTATTTCATTTGCTTTTGGCCGAGCCATTGCATACGAGGGTGACATTTATGATATCATCTGGAATGGAAAAGAATTGCTGAATGAAGAGGGCTCGATCTGGAATGAATTTAGCATTAAGCGATCCGGAACAGGAAGCCGATAA
- a CDS encoding zincin-like metallopeptidase toxin domain-containing protein — protein MSSKSPDEQKTLYQQKYVKPPAVEPEKKSEKEKQAELEKEQQAYDQMDRDRTAIYEWQQRSKQVMAQGVAAGKSQSEIQAMLPAPPVLGGQGSSHQGTSSGKPGPIERFVESTGIMDTLQQISPWLEQMELEYIIPQKPDYVSKQTQKTVYLSRYTFQVLIIDPQMLVAEFNILFGVVAIIAAIPTQGASLYLLAVADAALGASMIIVNMEKLSDLKNGNAYTNPKFLGMDQELLDQLGTALMVVNLSMLAKHGLYKAADKLANSKTRSAMGDSWAAWKKQVEHELGTARVKPLKGKGEAPQQTEGMGKPSLGDRVHDIDFMSWEGKPVSGQRKMTPGGQRYASVRDWKTLKKTMQARGINVSIDSKGKILIDPLTGERKAGGFNPYTGEIILKPDATLHEMIHETIHAEQWFKLGKENYLKQTVLEREEHVFNELMKPSYNLNEEEIFHAKKVIFKYRNGRSAFDGEIDF, from the coding sequence ATGAGCAGCAAATCGCCGGACGAACAGAAGACGCTCTACCAGCAGAAATATGTGAAACCACCCGCAGTCGAGCCTGAGAAGAAGAGCGAAAAGGAGAAGCAAGCGGAACTGGAAAAGGAGCAGCAGGCCTATGACCAGATGGACCGGGATCGAACGGCTATCTATGAGTGGCAGCAGCGCTCCAAGCAAGTCATGGCACAAGGGGTAGCTGCTGGCAAGTCGCAGTCCGAAATTCAGGCAATGTTGCCGGCTCCTCCGGTATTGGGCGGTCAGGGCTCATCCCATCAGGGGACCTCAAGCGGGAAACCTGGACCGATCGAGCGGTTCGTAGAGTCCACCGGTATCATGGATACGCTGCAGCAGATTAGCCCTTGGCTGGAACAAATGGAACTCGAATATATCATTCCGCAAAAACCAGATTATGTGAGCAAGCAAACTCAAAAAACAGTATACTTATCCCGATACACCTTCCAGGTTCTTATTATAGATCCACAAATGCTGGTGGCCGAATTTAACATTCTCTTTGGCGTAGTGGCGATCATTGCTGCGATTCCGACACAGGGAGCCTCCCTGTATTTACTGGCCGTGGCCGATGCGGCCCTTGGAGCGTCCATGATTATCGTGAACATGGAGAAGCTGTCGGATCTGAAGAACGGGAATGCGTATACCAATCCGAAGTTCCTGGGAATGGACCAGGAGCTGCTGGATCAGTTGGGAACCGCTCTGATGGTAGTGAACCTGTCTATGTTGGCCAAGCACGGGTTGTATAAGGCAGCGGACAAGCTGGCAAACAGCAAGACCAGGTCGGCGATGGGTGATTCATGGGCAGCGTGGAAGAAGCAGGTTGAACATGAGCTGGGTACGGCGAGGGTGAAGCCTCTCAAAGGTAAAGGAGAAGCACCGCAACAGACTGAGGGGATGGGTAAACCTAGTTTGGGTGATAGAGTCCATGACATAGATTTTATGTCATGGGAGGGGAAGCCAGTAAGTGGACAACGAAAAATGACCCCTGGTGGACAAAGATATGCAAGTGTACGCGATTGGAAAACACTTAAGAAAACGATGCAAGCTAGAGGAATAAATGTAAGCATTGATTCGAAGGGGAAAATATTAATTGATCCATTAACTGGAGAACGGAAAGCTGGGGGATTTAATCCTTATACAGGTGAAATTATACTGAAACCAGATGCTACCCTTCACGAAATGATACATGAAACAATTCATGCTGAACAATGGTTCAAGTTAGGGAAAGAAAACTATTTGAAGCAAACTGTTTTAGAAAGAGAAGAGCATGTTTTCAATGAACTTATGAAACCAAGTTATAATCTGAATGAAGAGGAAATATTCCATGCTAAAAAAGTAATTTTTAAGTATAGAAATGGTCGATCGGCATTTGATGGGGAAATTGATTTTTAA
- a CDS encoding ABC transporter ATP-binding protein, with amino-acid sequence MIKIDNVRKWYTDKVKIGPLNIEIPKAGLTSLIGPNGAGKSTTLLMIGRLLNMDEGQIQVANMDVSESKSKDLAKILTILRQENHFVTRLTIRQLVGFGRFPYSKGRLTKEDEAIISKYIDFLDLTDLENRYLDELSGGQRQRAYVAMVLCQETEYVLLDEPLNNLDIARSVQMMEHLRHAANEFGRTILTVMHDINFAAKYSDRICAMKDGQIATFGTVEEVMDPEVLTDIFETKIEIIDGPYGPIAIY; translated from the coding sequence ATGATAAAGATTGATAATGTTAGAAAATGGTATACTGATAAGGTAAAAATAGGACCTTTGAATATTGAAATACCAAAGGCTGGTCTTACTTCTTTAATTGGACCAAATGGTGCTGGAAAGTCTACGACACTTTTGATGATTGGAAGACTTTTGAATATGGATGAAGGCCAAATTCAGGTAGCAAATATGGATGTTTCTGAATCTAAATCAAAAGACTTAGCAAAAATTTTGACTATATTACGACAAGAAAATCATTTTGTAACTAGGCTTACTATTAGACAACTAGTTGGATTTGGACGATTTCCTTATTCAAAGGGAAGATTAACTAAAGAAGATGAGGCTATTATTTCAAAATATATCGATTTTTTAGACTTGACTGATCTAGAAAATAGATATTTAGATGAGCTGTCTGGTGGTCAAAGGCAAAGGGCATATGTAGCAATGGTTTTGTGCCAAGAGACGGAATATGTACTTTTGGACGAGCCATTGAACAATCTTGATATTGCTCGTTCTGTTCAAATGATGGAGCATTTGAGGCATGCTGCTAATGAATTTGGAAGAACAATTCTGACTGTTATGCATGATATAAATTTTGCAGCCAAATATTCTGATCGAATTTGTGCCATGAAAGATGGACAAATTGCCACTTTTGGAACAGTAGAAGAGGTTATGGATCCAGAAGTTTTGACAGATATTTTTGAAACGAAAATAGAAATTATCGATGGTCCTTATGGGCCAATAGCGATTTATTAG
- a CDS encoding iron chelate uptake ABC transporter family permease subunit, translated as MNALEYRNNENVVIDSSLHNENRSARAFRSKKEEKRYWILLITLIVLGILSSYGLLIYNNPVPVDSPSFIPVVKRRMVALIAMIIAAICQSLSTVAFQSITNNRIITPSLLGFESLYSSIQTSTIFFFGASALINFSGTGPFVFQVIVMVLMSLMLYGWLLSGKYGNLQLMLLVGIIIGAGLNSVSTFMRRLLAPSEFDILQARLFGSVNNADSEYFPIVIPLVIIVALLLLANSKKLNVLSLGKDVSTSFGVKHQSSIIYTLILVSVLMSISTALIGPLTFYGFLVATLSYQAAPTYDHRYIFPMALAIGFLIITGAYFLMYHVFNAQGVVSVIIELFGGIIFLIAVLRKRAL; from the coding sequence ATGAACGCATTGGAATATAGAAATAATGAAAATGTCGTAATCGATTCTAGCCTTCATAATGAGAATAGATCAGCTAGAGCTTTTCGTTCTAAGAAAGAAGAAAAACGTTATTGGATTTTGCTTATCACATTGATTGTTTTGGGCATTCTTTCTTCATATGGACTTTTAATTTATAACAATCCAGTTCCGGTAGATTCCCCTTCTTTTATCCCAGTTGTTAAAAGAAGGATGGTAGCTCTTATTGCCATGATTATTGCTGCGATTTGTCAGAGTTTGTCGACTGTTGCTTTCCAATCGATTACGAATAATAGGATTATAACCCCTTCACTTTTAGGCTTTGAATCACTTTACTCCTCAATTCAGACGAGTACGATATTTTTCTTTGGTGCTAGTGCATTGATAAATTTTAGTGGTACTGGACCATTTGTATTTCAAGTTATTGTGATGGTCTTAATGAGTTTGATGCTTTATGGATGGTTGCTTTCTGGAAAGTATGGAAATCTGCAACTTATGCTTTTGGTTGGAATTATTATTGGCGCAGGGCTGAATTCTGTGTCAACTTTTATGAGAAGACTTCTTGCGCCGTCTGAGTTTGATATTTTACAGGCAAGATTGTTTGGTTCTGTCAATAATGCGGATTCTGAATATTTTCCTATTGTAATTCCACTGGTAATAATTGTAGCATTATTACTTCTTGCTAATTCTAAAAAATTAAATGTATTGTCACTTGGAAAGGATGTCTCTACTTCTTTTGGAGTTAAACATCAATCTAGTATCATTTATACGCTTATATTAGTTTCTGTTTTGATGTCAATTTCAACAGCTTTGATTGGACCGCTTACTTTCTATGGATTTTTAGTTGCAACGTTGAGTTATCAAGCAGCGCCAACCTATGATCATCGATATATTTTTCCAATGGCTCTTGCTATAGGGTTTTTGATAATAACGGGTGCATATTTTTTAATGTATCATGTATTCAATGCTCAAGGCGTTGTTTCCGTTATTATTGAATTATTTGGTGGAATCATATTTTTAATCGCAGTTTTAAGGAAGAGGGCTCTATGA
- a CDS encoding ABC transporter permease — protein MQKISGVEKNSQPQLYNHNKLWTKPFILAIIVVIILGIISLFTGVYDIRGQEDGMDMFFITRVPRTAALMLTGAAMAMAGLVMQLITQNRLVEPTTTGTIEWAGLGLLVVYLLFPAPTLVLRMTGAIVFSFMGTMIFFLFLRRVKLRSSLIVPIIGLMLGAVISAVSTFIGLLFQMTQNIESWFVGSFAAVQVGRYEYLWLIVIVTFLIFIYANRLTLAGLGEDVATSLGVNYNRIVLLGTGLISFAVGIVAAVIGNLPFLGLIVPNIVSMFRGDDLRSNLPWVCVIGMGTITVCDIISRTIIMPFEVPVSLILGTVGAVVFIAILLRQRKPRRLR, from the coding sequence ATACAAAAAATTTCCGGGGTTGAGAAAAATTCTCAACCCCAGCTTTATAACCACAATAAGCTATGGACAAAACCATTTATATTAGCGATTATAGTTGTTATTATTTTAGGAATTATATCCCTATTTACTGGAGTTTATGATATACGCGGACAAGAGGATGGAATGGATATGTTTTTCATAACTCGTGTTCCAAGAACAGCTGCATTAATGCTTACTGGAGCTGCCATGGCCATGGCAGGACTCGTAATGCAACTTATTACACAGAATCGTTTAGTTGAACCTACCACAACAGGAACTATTGAATGGGCGGGTTTGGGACTTCTTGTTGTTTACTTATTATTTCCTGCACCAACGTTAGTTCTAAGAATGACTGGTGCAATTGTTTTTTCTTTTATGGGAACTATGATTTTCTTTTTATTTTTAAGAAGAGTTAAACTCCGTTCGTCTTTAATTGTCCCAATTATTGGACTGATGCTTGGAGCAGTCATTTCTGCAGTGTCCACTTTTATTGGACTCCTTTTTCAAATGACGCAAAATATTGAATCTTGGTTTGTAGGTTCTTTTGCGGCAGTTCAAGTTGGAAGATATGAATATTTATGGCTCATTGTTATCGTTACTTTTCTTATTTTTATTTATGCTAATAGACTGACTCTAGCTGGACTAGGGGAAGATGTTGCAACAAGTCTTGGAGTAAATTACAATAGGATCGTTCTTTTGGGTACGGGTCTTATTTCTTTTGCAGTTGGAATTGTTGCAGCTGTCATTGGAAACTTGCCTTTTCTAGGTTTAATAGTACCTAATATTGTTTCCATGTTTAGGGGAGATGATCTTAGAAGTAATTTGCCTTGGGTATGTGTGATAGGAATGGGTACTATAACGGTTTGTGACATCATTTCTCGAACAATTATAATGCCTTTTGAAGTACCTGTTTCTTTAATACTTGGAACAGTGGGGGCAGTCGTATTTATTGCTATTTTATTGAGACAAAGAAAACCAAGGAGGCTAAGATGA
- a CDS encoding siderophore ABC transporter substrate-binding protein encodes MGKFKLTVFLAIFVLMLAACSSPSNENGKTETNGQENHSTEASTVEITDAHGTVTVPVNPKKVIALDSRTFETLADWKIELVAVPKDVMPADSSYVKDDSVQNIGNHREPNLEIIAAADPDLVIIGQRFGNYYEDIKKLVPNAAVIDLNFDVSEKTDKPGENLVNGLKNSTITLGQIFDKNEEAKQLVADFDKAVEDAKSAYNGTDTVMSVVVSGGNIGFSAPHSGRVWGPMYEIFGWTPALEVDGSSSDHQGDEVSVEAIAKSNPDWIFVLDRDAAISASTDSVPAQDVIDNSPALQKVTAVTKGQIVYAPNDTYTNESIQTYIELFKNLANTLAK; translated from the coding sequence ATGGGGAAATTTAAATTAACTGTTTTTTTAGCAATTTTTGTTTTGATGTTGGCAGCTTGCTCAAGTCCAAGCAATGAAAATGGTAAAACGGAAACTAATGGGCAAGAAAATCATTCTACTGAAGCTTCGACGGTTGAAATCACTGATGCTCATGGAACGGTTACTGTTCCTGTAAACCCAAAGAAGGTAATTGCTTTGGATAGTAGAACTTTTGAAACTTTAGCTGATTGGAAAATTGAATTAGTGGCTGTACCAAAAGATGTAATGCCTGCGGATTCATCATATGTAAAGGATGATTCGGTTCAAAATATTGGAAATCACCGCGAACCAAATCTTGAAATTATAGCAGCTGCAGACCCTGATCTTGTAATTATCGGTCAAAGATTTGGTAACTATTATGAAGATATAAAAAAATTAGTGCCAAATGCAGCTGTTATCGATCTTAATTTTGACGTTTCTGAGAAAACTGATAAACCTGGGGAAAACTTAGTAAATGGACTTAAAAATTCTACAATTACTTTAGGACAAATTTTTGATAAAAATGAAGAAGCTAAACAATTGGTAGCTGATTTTGATAAAGCTGTCGAAGATGCTAAGTCTGCATATAATGGAACGGATACAGTTATGAGTGTTGTAGTTTCTGGTGGAAATATTGGTTTTTCAGCTCCTCATTCTGGACGTGTTTGGGGACCAATGTATGAAATTTTCGGATGGACTCCAGCATTAGAAGTTGACGGTTCTTCTTCAGATCATCAAGGGGATGAAGTTTCTGTTGAAGCTATTGCAAAAAGTAATCCTGATTGGATTTTTGTACTAGATCGTGATGCTGCAATATCTGCTTCAACTGATTCAGTACCTGCTCAGGATGTTATTGATAATTCACCTGCTCTTCAAAAAGTAACTGCTGTAACTAAAGGACAGATCGTTTATGCACCAAATGACACTTACACAAATGAATCAATCCAAACCTATATAGAGTTATTTAAGAACCTTGCAAATACTTTAGCTAAGTAG
- a CDS encoding adenosylcobalamin-dependent ribonucleoside-diphosphate reductase, giving the protein MNTGHKQRLEGLSEKIFLDRYAWKDADTNNTKIGDVVLVLTKDDPKFPAKEVGEVVARDGRFVSVKLRSGEVVQSTVEKLTLTIEKTPEEMWDRLAAAMASVEPTPEKQHEWTEKFRYILDDWKLVPGGRIAAGAGASEELTLFNCYVIPSPKDSRGGIMETLSEMTEIMARGGGVGINLSSLRPRRAIVRGVNGSSSGAVSWGGLFSYTTGLIEQGGSRRGALMLMMNDWHPDVVDFITVKQTMGQVTNANLSVCVSNAFMKAVKEDLDWELVFPDTSDPEYDELWDGDLDKWKQAGKAVIPYRTVKAREIWHTIIESAWKSAEPGVVFMEYYNQMSNSWYFNPIICTNPCGEQGLPAWGVCNLSALNLSKFYDEEKHDVAWDELSTVTRYAVRFLDNVIDKTPYHFEKNRENQQNERRVGLGSMGLAELMIKLGIRYGSPESLEFLDKLFGFIARESYLASAEIAGEKGAFPAFEAEPYLQSGFMKNMLEVYPEVGEAIRQQGMRNVTVITQAPTGSTGTMVGTSTGIEPYFAFKYFRQSRLGFDEQFVPIAQEWMDAHPGQELPDYFITAMDLSAEDHIRAQAAIQRWVDSSISKTANCPNDFTVEETKRLYELAFDLGCKGVTIYRDGSRDVQVLSTDKADNKEDGQADQTEEAGAPAEEAAEVSTAPVAVQAAAPNNGGGSNVYKRRPQVLRGATYKVNTPFGMAYITINDMNGIPGEIFLNVGKAGSDVFAMAEALGRVCSLFLRYGDHGNKVELLIKHLKGIGGSGAIGFGANRVESIADAVAKALEIHQQEALGLGAEADPAPIAATIEAPVIGLKESGSASASRDLCPSCGTASLLNVEGCKTCANCGYSRCS; this is encoded by the coding sequence TTGAATACGGGGCATAAGCAGCGCTTGGAAGGCTTGAGCGAAAAAATATTTCTGGATCGCTACGCATGGAAGGATGCGGACACGAACAACACCAAAATAGGGGATGTCGTCCTGGTGCTGACCAAAGACGATCCGAAGTTCCCGGCGAAGGAAGTCGGAGAAGTGGTAGCGCGTGACGGCCGCTTCGTCTCCGTCAAGCTGAGAAGCGGAGAGGTAGTTCAGTCCACGGTAGAGAAGCTGACCTTGACGATAGAGAAGACGCCGGAAGAAATGTGGGATCGGCTGGCGGCTGCGATGGCATCGGTAGAACCAACCCCGGAAAAACAACACGAATGGACGGAAAAATTCCGTTATATATTGGATGATTGGAAGCTCGTCCCTGGGGGCCGTATCGCGGCAGGAGCCGGGGCGAGCGAGGAATTGACCCTGTTCAACTGTTACGTGATCCCGTCGCCGAAGGACAGCCGCGGCGGCATTATGGAGACGTTGTCGGAGATGACCGAGATTATGGCCCGCGGCGGGGGCGTCGGCATCAACCTGTCGTCGCTTCGTCCGCGCCGCGCGATCGTGCGCGGGGTCAACGGTTCCTCCAGCGGCGCCGTCTCCTGGGGCGGATTGTTCAGCTATACGACCGGACTCATCGAGCAGGGGGGCAGCCGCCGCGGCGCGCTCATGCTGATGATGAACGATTGGCATCCGGACGTGGTTGATTTCATCACGGTGAAGCAGACCATGGGCCAGGTGACGAACGCCAATCTGTCCGTCTGCGTCAGCAACGCCTTCATGAAGGCGGTCAAGGAAGATCTGGATTGGGAGCTGGTCTTCCCGGATACCTCCGATCCGGAGTATGACGAGCTGTGGGACGGAGACCTCGATAAATGGAAGCAGGCCGGCAAGGCGGTTATTCCTTACCGCACCGTCAAGGCCCGCGAGATCTGGCATACGATTATCGAATCGGCATGGAAATCGGCCGAGCCTGGTGTTGTGTTCATGGAATACTACAACCAGATGTCGAACAGCTGGTATTTCAACCCGATCATCTGCACGAACCCGTGCGGTGAGCAAGGATTGCCGGCATGGGGCGTCTGCAACCTGTCCGCGCTCAATCTGTCCAAGTTCTATGACGAGGAGAAGCATGATGTCGCGTGGGACGAACTGTCTACCGTGACGCGCTATGCGGTGCGCTTCCTGGACAACGTGATCGACAAGACGCCATATCATTTCGAGAAAAATAGAGAGAACCAGCAGAACGAGCGCCGGGTCGGCCTCGGTTCAATGGGCTTGGCCGAGCTGATGATCAAGCTGGGGATCCGCTACGGCAGCCCGGAATCGCTGGAGTTCCTCGATAAGCTGTTCGGCTTTATCGCGCGCGAATCGTATCTCGCATCGGCGGAGATCGCGGGCGAGAAGGGAGCGTTCCCGGCATTCGAGGCGGAGCCGTATCTGCAGAGCGGCTTCATGAAGAACATGCTCGAGGTGTATCCGGAGGTCGGTGAAGCGATTCGCCAGCAGGGCATGCGCAATGTGACCGTCATTACGCAGGCGCCGACGGGCAGCACCGGCACGATGGTCGGCACCTCGACCGGCATCGAGCCGTACTTCGCCTTCAAATATTTCCGGCAAAGCCGCCTCGGCTTCGACGAGCAGTTCGTGCCGATCGCGCAGGAATGGATGGACGCGCATCCGGGCCAAGAGCTGCCGGATTACTTCATCACGGCGATGGATCTGTCCGCCGAGGATCATATCCGTGCGCAGGCGGCGATCCAGCGCTGGGTGGACAGCTCGATCTCGAAGACGGCGAACTGCCCGAACGACTTCACGGTAGAAGAGACGAAGCGGTTGTACGAGCTGGCCTTCGATCTCGGCTGCAAGGGCGTCACGATCTACCGCGACGGCAGCCGCGATGTTCAGGTTCTGTCGACCGATAAGGCAGACAACAAGGAAGACGGACAAGCTGACCAGACCGAAGAAGCCGGGGCTCCGGCAGAAGAGGCGGCAGAAGTGTCAACAGCACCGGTGGCTGTGCAGGCGGCAGCGCCGAACAACGGTGGGGGCAGCAATGTGTACAAGCGCCGTCCGCAAGTATTGCGCGGAGCGACCTACAAGGTGAACACACCGTTCGGCATGGCCTATATTACGATAAATGATATGAACGGCATTCCGGGCGAGATTTTCCTGAACGTGGGCAAGGCCGGTTCCGATGTGTTCGCGATGGCGGAAGCGCTCGGCCGCGTCTGCTCGCTGTTCCTCCGCTACGGCGATCACGGCAACAAGGTCGAGCTGCTCATCAAGCATTTGAAGGGCATCGGCGGCTCCGGCGCGATCGGCTTCGGCGCCAACCGCGTCGAGTCGATTGCCGATGCGGTAGCCAAAGCGCTGGAGATTCACCAGCAGGAAGCGCTCGGACTCGGCGCCGAGGCGGATCCGGCTCCGATCGCCGCGACGATCGAGGCGCCGGTCATCGGACTGAAGGAGAGCGGAAGCGCATCTGCCTCGCGCGACCTGTGCCCGTCCTGCGGCACCGCCTCGCTCCTGAACGTCGAGGGCTGCAAGACCTGCGCGAACTGCGGATACAGCCGCTGCTCGTAG